Proteins found in one Maridesulfovibrio sp. genomic segment:
- the ybaK gene encoding Cys-tRNA(Pro) deacylase, whose protein sequence is MTPAINIAKKKKICFKVHEYEHDPAAEAYGKEAAEKLGVDPERVFKTLVAGSGRDLFVAVVPVMKMLDLKALAKSVKVKKIAMADVKLVERTTGYVVGGVSPLGQKKLLPTVIDDSAKAFETIYVSGGKRGLDIELNPQDLADVLRGSFAGIAR, encoded by the coding sequence ATGACACCCGCAATTAATATAGCTAAAAAAAAGAAGATCTGTTTCAAAGTTCATGAATATGAGCATGACCCGGCAGCAGAAGCTTATGGCAAGGAAGCTGCGGAGAAGCTTGGTGTTGACCCGGAAAGGGTTTTCAAAACGCTGGTTGCCGGTAGCGGACGCGATCTGTTTGTCGCCGTAGTTCCGGTGATGAAAATGCTTGATCTTAAAGCGCTGGCCAAATCCGTAAAGGTTAAAAAAATAGCCATGGCTGACGTGAAGCTGGTGGAACGCACCACCGGATACGTGGTCGGCGGGGTAAGTCCTTTGGGACAGAAGAAGCTGCTGCCCACGGTGATTGATGATTCTGCGAAAGCTTTTGAAACTATTTATGTCAGCGGTGGTAAACGTGGTTTGGATATTGAATTGAACCCGCAGGATCTGGCGGATGTACTGCGCGGCAGCTTTGCCGGGATAGCACGTTAG
- a CDS encoding HD domain-containing phosphohydrolase codes for MKHRILLVDDEPNILSSLKRQLRGSYEVHTAEDPEKALAGLDRKHPFAVVISDYRMPQMSGIDFLKEVKLKSPETTRMILTGYADLDNAIGAVNDGHVFRFLTKPCEKETLLKNIKEAAEQYDLITGKRILLEKTLKGSVELLTEITSLVNPEAAERVSRIRRYVRYLAQKKGIKSLWRYDIAAMLSQLGLLILPPGTMDMFLAGKTLSDEQEQIFEMHPVVAQDLVAKLPRMESIAEMISYQLKGFDGSGTPRDGVEGEDIPVGGRILRIALDYDLFLQQYENSRLAFAKLEEQSQEYDPELLYYIEGMLGVEARYEVESLTIKELKPGMILYEDILSDKGAMLLRKSLELDKGKIDRINMFAHKVGVTEPVSVLVPG; via the coding sequence ATGAAACATCGAATTCTTTTGGTTGATGATGAGCCTAATATATTGTCTTCATTGAAGAGACAGCTTCGAGGAAGCTATGAAGTCCATACCGCTGAAGATCCTGAAAAAGCCCTTGCGGGACTCGATAGGAAGCACCCTTTCGCTGTGGTTATTTCCGATTACCGGATGCCGCAGATGTCCGGTATAGATTTTTTGAAAGAAGTAAAATTAAAAAGTCCTGAAACAACCCGTATGATTCTCACCGGATATGCCGATCTGGACAATGCCATAGGAGCCGTTAACGACGGGCATGTCTTCAGATTCCTGACCAAACCGTGTGAAAAAGAGACACTACTTAAAAATATCAAGGAAGCCGCGGAACAGTACGACCTTATTACAGGCAAAAGAATTTTACTGGAAAAGACTCTTAAAGGCAGTGTAGAACTGCTGACCGAGATAACCTCGCTAGTGAATCCCGAGGCCGCGGAAAGGGTCAGCAGGATCAGGAGATATGTAAGGTATCTGGCGCAGAAGAAAGGTATTAAATCTCTCTGGAGATATGATATCGCGGCGATGCTTTCACAGCTTGGGCTGCTTATACTCCCGCCCGGAACCATGGACATGTTTCTGGCTGGAAAGACGTTGTCCGACGAGCAGGAGCAGATTTTTGAAATGCATCCTGTTGTGGCCCAGGATCTGGTCGCGAAACTGCCCAGAATGGAGAGCATTGCCGAAATGATCTCTTATCAGTTGAAGGGCTTTGACGGTTCAGGAACTCCCCGGGACGGTGTTGAAGGCGAGGATATCCCGGTCGGAGGAAGAATACTTCGCATCGCCCTTGATTACGATCTTTTTCTGCAGCAGTATGAAAATTCACGTCTGGCTTTTGCCAAGCTTGAAGAGCAATCTCAGGAATATGACCCCGAGCTGCTTTATTATATTGAAGGAATGCTTGGCGTTGAGGCCCGCTATGAAGTTGAGTCGCTTACTATAAAGGAACTTAAGCCGGGAATGATTCTTTACGAAGACATTTTGTCCGATAAGGGCGCTATGCTCCTTAGAAAGAGTCTTGAGCTGGACAAAGGAAAGATAGACCGCATCAATATGTTTGCCCATAAAGTAGGGGTGACCGAACCTGTCAGCGTACTTGTCCCGGGGTAG
- a CDS encoding mechanosensitive ion channel family protein, which translates to MDNATQQIAEVNHATLFDWFEKIKEFGLNVWQNGIPQDNLINLGQAVAVLLFFLLLRRFLTKFTMNRLQNIFDKHDTQAGGSVLRALAEPIRFIPVVLGLFFANQCLELQPSIAIFADSIIRALILFVIFWSAFNIVSVSTKIFRKLEKVLTPSLVDWLIKLVKFLIVLMGVASILEIFGIDIGPILTGLGLFSVAVALGAKDLFQNIIAGISIIAESRFDVGDWVTVDGKVDGTVEFIGFRSTRIRRFDKAPVYVPNSALSDNCLINFSKMTHRRILWTIGVEYRTSTEQLKLIQERVMEYILGNDDYAKPPEVSCFMRVVQFGDSSIDFQLYAFTKTTNWMDWLKIREDLAYRIKEIVEVEAGTAFAFPSQSIYVEAVPGVAAENFVPPKGD; encoded by the coding sequence ATGGATAATGCCACTCAACAAATCGCGGAAGTAAACCACGCCACCCTGTTCGATTGGTTTGAAAAGATCAAAGAATTTGGGTTGAATGTCTGGCAGAACGGAATACCGCAGGATAATCTGATCAATCTCGGGCAGGCCGTTGCTGTCCTTTTATTTTTTCTCCTTTTGCGGCGGTTTCTTACTAAATTTACCATGAACCGGTTGCAGAATATTTTTGATAAGCATGATACACAGGCCGGGGGCAGTGTTCTTAGAGCTCTTGCGGAGCCTATCCGTTTTATCCCGGTGGTTCTCGGTCTTTTTTTTGCGAATCAGTGTCTGGAGTTGCAGCCTTCCATAGCGATATTTGCAGATAGCATAATTAGGGCGTTAATCCTGTTCGTGATTTTCTGGTCTGCTTTTAATATTGTTTCCGTTTCCACCAAAATTTTCCGCAAACTTGAGAAAGTACTGACCCCATCCCTAGTGGACTGGCTGATCAAACTGGTCAAGTTCCTGATAGTTCTTATGGGTGTGGCCAGCATCCTTGAGATTTTCGGGATAGATATCGGTCCGATACTTACTGGGCTTGGTCTTTTCAGTGTGGCTGTTGCCCTCGGTGCCAAGGATCTTTTTCAGAATATCATTGCCGGTATTTCAATTATCGCTGAAAGCCGTTTTGATGTGGGAGACTGGGTTACTGTTGACGGTAAAGTGGATGGGACAGTTGAATTCATAGGATTCCGTTCCACGCGCATCCGCAGGTTTGATAAAGCCCCTGTTTATGTACCGAACTCCGCTCTTTCCGATAATTGCCTGATCAATTTTTCCAAGATGACCCATAGGCGGATTCTCTGGACGATAGGTGTGGAATACCGCACATCAACAGAACAGTTGAAACTCATTCAGGAACGGGTCATGGAATACATTCTGGGCAATGATGATTATGCTAAGCCGCCTGAAGTTTCCTGCTTTATGCGCGTGGTGCAGTTCGGAGATTCATCGATAGATTTTCAACTTTATGCCTTTACCAAGACCACCAACTGGATGGACTGGCTGAAGATAAGGGAAGATCTGGCTTATCGTATTAAAGAGATTGTTGAAGTTGAGGCCGGAACCGCATTCGCATTCCCTTCACAATCTATTTATGTTGAAGCTGTACCCGGTGTTGCTGCTGAAAATTTTGTCCCTCCTAAAGGTGATTAA
- a CDS encoding MarR family transcriptional regulator, which produces MLDKLNHAVIEFYEKLSSWEHDVVREKGLTLPQMHTLEVLGIHKAMRMKELAQHMGITTGTLTVLVDRLEDKDFVFRKPHQTDRRSILVELTEEGQKMFMEHDRLHLRLTEELTSEFSEEEKAILLGCIDKMNATF; this is translated from the coding sequence GTGCTCGACAAGCTTAACCATGCTGTTATCGAATTTTATGAGAAGCTCTCATCATGGGAACATGATGTTGTTCGGGAAAAGGGGCTGACTCTGCCCCAGATGCATACCCTTGAAGTGCTTGGTATCCATAAAGCTATGCGCATGAAGGAACTGGCCCAGCACATGGGCATTACTACCGGTACATTGACTGTGCTGGTGGATCGGCTGGAGGACAAAGATTTCGTCTTCCGCAAGCCCCATCAGACAGACCGCCGTTCTATTCTTGTTGAATTGACGGAAGAAGGGCAGAAAATGTTCATGGAACACGACAGACTGCATCTGCGGCTTACGGAAGAACTGACTTCAGAGTTTTCAGAAGAGGAAAAAGCTATTTTGCTCGGCTGTATAGATAAAATGAATGCCACTTTTTGA
- a CDS encoding PAS domain S-box protein: protein MPDRNKRLMILAVLMVLTAATVSYTTSNLLYKTALNEQKRDLYDLVQSQAILAGTILNHYSDMGKHQNITNDMNDAIKMIGKSQAKLESKRKNREFVFGVNVSGKLKYLVIDGKEVSVPSGSDGKDSGFGFLEKMYKADKKDPAIVVGTDSQGKVIMTAYAPVSVGKISLGMVIKKDIYEVKKPFMRTNAVVFTVSLGIIMLGLFIFHRFSSPLLKSVEQIEKEHQGLIKKLEESRKWYKSIFENAPVGILCLNRRGEVNDCNKNMVLILGTTHEKLIGFNKNDIIDADMREAIEQAISGERAVYEGEYTSVTGQKKTFIRAVYNPTLHDEPPYSVVATFEDISLSKKIEKELAESERRFKSIAKAAPVGIIITDFAGNSQYANSRAVQLCDSTFEKMRGDSWTHSLEEDDKSLVFQHWFQADHITTDSLEFQIHWKDRGTRWVLGQIVKVEEIEGEKPEYVITMTDITPIKDAELEHKKASAIMDQTAEAIMITDTSGIITYVNPAFEKISGYPSREIIGKKPGIISSEEHDNSVYVKLWSTIESGEVWKGRLVNLDSDGKRYTQETTITPIRDEAGNIVNYVSIARDITQQLVIEAQLRQAQKLESIGELAAGIAHEINTPTQYVTTNVKFLEDGFIELVKNLKKITPWRKMTAQGATAKQLEELDSELINEEELEYLEEDIPNAIKESLEGLHRIAEIVRSVKQLSHPGERQKSYHDLNVIIKDAVTVSTNEWKYVADVDTDFDENIPPLHCLKGELGQVFLNLIVNSAHAIQQKLDGVTEEKGLISIKTSQNDDSAIILVTDTGSGMSPEVIKKAFDPFFTTKEIGKGTGQGLAIAYNVIVNIHKGSIVIDSEEGAGTTITMTLPINTDV from the coding sequence ATGCCAGATCGAAATAAAAGACTGATGATCCTTGCCGTATTAATGGTTTTGACCGCAGCCACTGTATCCTACACAACCTCGAACCTTTTATACAAAACAGCCCTGAACGAACAAAAACGAGACCTGTATGATCTGGTTCAGAGTCAGGCTATTCTTGCAGGCACAATTCTGAACCACTATTCCGACATGGGAAAGCATCAGAATATCACCAACGATATGAATGATGCCATAAAAATGATCGGAAAAAGCCAGGCCAAACTTGAAAGCAAGAGAAAAAATCGTGAGTTTGTGTTCGGGGTCAATGTGTCTGGCAAGCTTAAATATCTGGTAATAGACGGAAAAGAAGTTTCCGTACCTTCCGGTTCGGATGGAAAAGATTCCGGCTTCGGATTTCTGGAAAAGATGTATAAAGCCGACAAAAAGGACCCGGCTATAGTTGTAGGAACGGATTCACAGGGCAAAGTAATTATGACCGCTTATGCTCCTGTGAGTGTGGGGAAAATTTCGCTGGGGATGGTCATTAAGAAAGATATATATGAGGTGAAAAAGCCCTTCATGAGAACTAATGCCGTTGTCTTCACGGTCAGTCTGGGCATAATCATGCTGGGCCTGTTTATCTTTCATAGATTCAGCAGCCCGCTTTTGAAATCCGTAGAGCAGATAGAAAAAGAACATCAGGGCCTTATTAAAAAACTTGAGGAGAGCAGGAAATGGTACAAAAGCATTTTTGAGAACGCACCGGTTGGAATTCTATGTCTCAACCGAAGAGGCGAAGTGAATGACTGTAATAAAAACATGGTTTTGATTCTGGGGACAACCCATGAAAAACTGATAGGATTCAACAAAAACGACATTATCGATGCTGACATGCGCGAAGCCATTGAACAGGCGATAAGCGGCGAACGCGCTGTTTATGAAGGAGAATACACATCCGTTACAGGCCAAAAAAAAACATTCATAAGGGCAGTATACAACCCGACCCTTCATGATGAACCGCCTTATAGTGTAGTCGCTACATTTGAGGATATTTCGCTAAGTAAAAAAATAGAAAAGGAACTGGCCGAAAGCGAACGGCGTTTTAAAAGTATTGCAAAAGCAGCCCCCGTGGGAATCATCATCACCGACTTTGCCGGTAATTCCCAGTACGCAAACAGCCGCGCTGTCCAGCTCTGTGATTCAACATTTGAAAAGATGAGGGGAGACAGCTGGACCCATTCGCTGGAAGAAGATGACAAATCCCTTGTTTTTCAACACTGGTTTCAAGCCGACCATATAACAACCGACAGCCTGGAATTCCAGATACACTGGAAGGACAGAGGAACTCGCTGGGTGCTGGGGCAAATAGTGAAAGTGGAAGAAATAGAAGGAGAAAAGCCTGAGTATGTTATAACCATGACTGATATTACTCCGATAAAAGACGCCGAGCTTGAGCATAAAAAGGCTTCCGCAATAATGGATCAGACCGCAGAAGCGATTATGATTACCGATACGTCCGGGATCATTACTTATGTAAATCCAGCCTTTGAAAAAATCAGCGGCTACCCTAGCCGTGAAATAATCGGGAAAAAACCCGGTATCATCAGCAGCGAAGAACACGACAACTCCGTTTACGTGAAGCTGTGGTCGACAATCGAGAGCGGAGAGGTCTGGAAAGGACGGCTGGTCAATCTGGACAGTGACGGCAAAAGATATACGCAGGAAACAACAATTACCCCGATACGCGATGAAGCCGGGAATATTGTTAACTATGTGTCCATCGCAAGAGATATTACTCAGCAGTTGGTTATCGAAGCACAGCTTCGTCAGGCTCAGAAACTTGAATCAATAGGGGAACTGGCCGCGGGGATAGCGCATGAAATCAATACTCCCACCCAATACGTGACCACAAATGTGAAATTCCTTGAAGACGGCTTTATTGAATTGGTAAAAAATCTGAAAAAGATAACCCCGTGGCGCAAAATGACCGCGCAAGGTGCCACCGCTAAGCAACTAGAAGAGCTCGACAGTGAATTGATAAATGAAGAGGAATTGGAGTATCTGGAAGAAGACATACCGAACGCAATAAAAGAATCATTGGAAGGACTGCATAGAATCGCGGAGATAGTTCGATCAGTGAAACAGTTATCTCACCCCGGCGAAAGGCAAAAAAGTTATCACGACCTTAATGTAATCATAAAGGATGCGGTTACAGTCTCCACCAACGAATGGAAGTACGTTGCGGATGTAGATACCGACTTCGATGAGAATATACCGCCGCTACATTGCCTGAAAGGAGAACTGGGGCAGGTCTTTCTCAACCTCATTGTAAATAGTGCTCACGCTATTCAACAAAAACTGGACGGAGTGACGGAAGAAAAAGGTCTGATCAGCATAAAAACCAGTCAGAATGATGATTCAGCTATCATTTTAGTCACGGATACCGGCAGCGGTATGTCTCCAGAGGTCATAAAAAAAGCCTTCGATCCCTTTTTTACAACCAAAGAGATAGGCAAAGGAACCGGGCAGGGACTGGCTATAGCTTACAATGTAATTGTTAACATCCACAAAGGCAGTATTGTAATTGATTCCGAAGAGGGGGCAGGAACCACGATAACCATGACACTGCCCATTAATACTGATGTATAG
- a CDS encoding response regulator, which translates to MSKSRKRIRVIFVDDEANVLASIKRILRSKRNEWEMAFVGSGKEALALFEEEPFDVIVSDILMPNMDGAELLDRVKKDYHKTIRIALSGQVGLSEVVRSIRSVHQYLSKPCESSALVDKIEGALKSRDILGDAVMQELVTEIESLPVLPNVFKSIEDELALPEPSIKKIAELISMDVGLVAKIIKLINSPYFGLPQHVESIFQAITLLGLDTINALIVGTHLFSMYDFDSLSDFSLTMLWEHSFRVSNIARMIAEYEGLTRDEVVRARMAGLLHDVGKLVLANSFPKRYNGVIELVTREDISVYKAEMEVFGTTHAQVGAYLMGLWGMSGDVVYGIGYHHTYAKKDMSTPMIVSVANMIDHQCIIIHENYRRVMVSKDILSEGGVEKLEEWVAHIADNWSGITEFNVLDKGLINLLRQ; encoded by the coding sequence ATGTCGAAAAGCAGAAAGCGAATCAGGGTTATTTTTGTAGATGATGAAGCCAATGTCCTTGCCTCAATAAAGCGCATTCTCCGGTCTAAGCGAAATGAGTGGGAAATGGCTTTCGTGGGTTCTGGCAAAGAGGCTCTCGCCTTGTTCGAGGAAGAGCCTTTCGATGTGATCGTTTCCGATATTCTAATGCCTAATATGGACGGCGCCGAGCTTCTGGACAGGGTTAAGAAGGATTACCACAAAACTATAAGAATAGCGCTGTCCGGGCAGGTCGGGCTTAGCGAAGTTGTGCGCAGTATCCGTTCTGTTCATCAATATCTGTCCAAGCCTTGTGAATCCTCAGCGCTTGTCGATAAAATTGAGGGGGCCCTGAAGTCGCGCGATATACTTGGCGACGCGGTAATGCAGGAATTGGTAACGGAAATTGAATCGTTGCCGGTACTCCCGAATGTTTTTAAATCCATAGAGGACGAGCTTGCTTTACCGGAGCCTTCAATAAAGAAAATTGCCGAATTGATATCTATGGATGTCGGATTGGTGGCAAAAATAATAAAACTTATCAATTCTCCTTACTTCGGGTTACCCCAGCATGTGGAGTCCATTTTTCAGGCCATTACGCTGCTCGGTCTTGATACAATCAATGCTCTCATCGTCGGAACACATCTTTTTTCCATGTACGACTTTGATTCTCTTTCTGATTTTTCACTGACCATGCTCTGGGAGCATAGTTTCAGGGTCTCAAATATTGCACGGATGATTGCCGAATATGAAGGATTGACGAGAGATGAAGTTGTCCGTGCCCGTATGGCCGGACTGCTGCACGATGTAGGTAAACTGGTTTTGGCTAATTCATTTCCTAAGAGATATAATGGTGTTATCGAGCTGGTAACCAGAGAGGACATCTCTGTCTATAAAGCCGAAATGGAAGTTTTCGGTACAACTCATGCGCAGGTGGGAGCATACCTGATGGGTTTATGGGGAATGAGCGGTGATGTTGTTTATGGCATAGGCTATCATCATACATATGCCAAAAAGGATATGAGCACTCCCATGATTGTCTCGGTGGCGAATATGATTGATCATCAATGTATAATAATTCATGAAAACTACCGCAGGGTTATGGTAAGTAAGGATATTCTGAGCGAAGGCGGTGTGGAAAAGCTGGAAGAGTGGGTTGCTCACATCGCGGATAACTGGAGCGGTATAACTGAATTTAATGTCCTCGATAAGGGGCTGATCAACCTTTTAAGGCAATAG
- a CDS encoding sulfite exporter TauE/SafE family protein, with product MDFDSIFIVAIQSSLFLGLIHGINPCGHSWLVLAPFVYGEKNGRKVFSLTAAFVSGTALACLIIGLTLGSISLSIPESLTHVVDMVTIAILVLLGGILLLKPELLHSHDHDHEHHPHHEHEHEHEHGHDHEHHHDHRHSCSCSHNSKKSLRSITSWGLFSIGFVNMIVPCPTVAIMYKYALDSGSIIKGTAVFASYAVGTAIVLAAVIYAIYRAASFVRTLEQGWVEPLVMRTAGVMTICFAIYSYTNI from the coding sequence ATGGATTTTGATTCAATATTTATAGTAGCCATACAATCCAGTCTTTTTCTGGGACTTATTCATGGGATCAATCCCTGCGGTCATTCATGGCTGGTTCTGGCGCCGTTTGTGTATGGCGAGAAGAATGGCAGAAAGGTTTTTTCGCTGACAGCGGCATTTGTTTCCGGTACCGCTCTGGCCTGTCTGATTATCGGCCTGACTCTGGGGTCCATCTCGCTGAGCATACCGGAATCGCTGACTCATGTCGTGGATATGGTTACAATTGCTATTCTTGTTTTGCTGGGCGGGATATTGCTTCTTAAACCGGAACTTTTGCATAGTCACGACCACGATCATGAGCACCATCCCCATCACGAGCACGAGCACGAGCACGAGCACGGCCACGACCATGAACATCACCACGACCACAGGCATAGTTGTTCATGTTCTCATAATTCAAAGAAATCGTTGCGCAGCATTACCTCGTGGGGGCTGTTTTCGATAGGGTTTGTGAACATGATTGTTCCTTGCCCCACGGTTGCTATCATGTATAAGTACGCACTTGATTCCGGCAGTATCATAAAAGGAACGGCGGTCTTCGCCAGTTACGCTGTGGGTACGGCTATTGTCCTTGCTGCTGTGATTTATGCTATTTACCGGGCGGCATCATTTGTTCGTACTCTGGAGCAGGGCTGGGTGGAACCGCTGGTCATGCGTACTGCGGGAGTCATGACTATCTGTTTTGCGATCTATAGCTATACAAACATATAA
- a CDS encoding PaaI family thioesterase, with protein MADYELYLKKLAAGEVPENPFLDFMGIRVEEVKDGFARLSMEIRPEFLQGAGNIQGGLSIALSSEAAAHAVMTTLAPGEDMVTVELKNNFLAPASKGMLTAESTVFKRGRTLIIVDSVVRDDQGRMVSRSSATLMVLK; from the coding sequence ATGGCTGATTATGAATTATATCTGAAGAAACTGGCTGCAGGTGAAGTTCCGGAGAATCCCTTTCTTGATTTCATGGGAATAAGGGTAGAGGAAGTTAAGGACGGTTTTGCGCGGTTAAGTATGGAAATACGGCCCGAATTCCTGCAGGGGGCAGGGAATATTCAGGGAGGATTGTCCATAGCTCTTTCCAGCGAGGCTGCGGCCCATGCGGTTATGACTACCCTCGCTCCCGGTGAAGATATGGTCACCGTCGAGCTTAAGAATAATTTTCTCGCTCCGGCTTCCAAAGGGATGCTTACCGCGGAGTCAACTGTCTTCAAGCGTGGGCGTACATTGATTATCGTGGACAGCGTAGTTCGTGATGATCAGGGCAGGATGGTTTCGCGCAGCAGTGCTACTTTGATGGTACTTAAATGA